One genomic region from Gossypium hirsutum isolate 1008001.06 chromosome D13, Gossypium_hirsutum_v2.1, whole genome shotgun sequence encodes:
- the LOC121224977 gene encoding uncharacterized protein, with protein sequence MKVDKRLFRARAQFWNPVYSCFTFGRVDLVPTIEEYTALLQCLRIQVDKVYSKAVNAPTFLKRLVSIIGMSEQWVSARIKQKGDNKCNPWKDLKDLIPEHPNTKKKVDIFTLSIYGLVVFPRALGHVDEAVTDLFDRLDKRVTPVSAILAETFRSLNAYWRAGEGRFIGCAQLLLAWFHSHFWNVDKEGDIEWRAPWLLPDEILYRCGDFDWVPLIGIWGAVSYAPLLVLRGDGYKRRVREMVSVWNQTRRMKGLAVGPMTTPKYGEWWAKRINDNIPGPGSENCQSIEEYLRVVPTELEIIKQDFERKNAELEKKIEQIEEEKMNLRLDADVQKLEADKLRKGKNKAEEELDSLKKDYKKLRLSMRTVGLRKTSE encoded by the exons ATGAAGGTGGATAAGCGTCTCTTTCGAGCACGAGCACAATTTTGGAACCCCGTTTATAGTTGCTTCACATTTGGGAGGGTTGACTTGGTGCCTACAATAGAGGAATACACGGCTTTACTTCAGTGTTTGAGGATTCAAGTGGACAAGGTTTACTCGAAAGCTGTAAATGCACCGACATTTTTGAAGAGGTTGGTGAGTATAAtcgggatgagtgagcagtgggtttcAGCTCGGATCAAGCAAAAGGGGGATAACAAGTGCAATCCTTGGAAAGATTTGAAGGACCTCATTCCGGAGCACCCAAACACGAAAAAGAAGGTAGATATCTTTACTTTAAGTATATATGGTTTGGTTGTATTCCCTAGGGCTTTGGGGCATGTTGATGAGGCGGTCACTGACTTATTTGATCGGCTTGATAAGAGAGTTACACCAGTCTCggcaattttggcagaaaccttcCGGTCATTGAATGCGTACTGGAGAGCGGGAgaaggtagattcattggatgtgcacagctcttACTTgcatggttccatagtcacttttggaatgTCGATAAG GAGGGGGATATCGAGTGGAGAGCTCCGTGGTTGCTTCCAGACGAGATCCTATATCGATGTGGGgattttgattgggttcctttgattgggatttggggagccgTTAGTTATGCACCATTGCTAGTACTAAG GGGCGATGGTTACAAGAGGAGAGTTCGTGAGATGGTCAGTGTATGGAATCAGACTCGCCGAATGAAGGGATTAGCTGTGGGTCCGATGACAACTCCCAAGTATGGCGAATGGTGGGCTAAGAGGATTAACGATAACATTCCAGGGCCGGGTTCAGAAAATTGTCAGTCAATAGAAGAGTATTTACGGGTTGTCCCTACTGAGCTAGAAATCATAAAGCAAGACTTTGAAAGGAAAAATGCAGAACTAGAGAAGAAAATAGAGCAAATAgaggaagaaaagatgaattTGAGACTGGATGCGGATGTTCAGAAGCTCGAGGCTGATAAGCTAAGGAAAGGAAAGAATAAGGCTGAAGAAGAATTAGATAGCTTGAAGAAGGATTATAAGAAGCTGCGTCTGTCGATGAGAACTGTAGGGCTTAGAAAAACTTCAGAGTAA